A genomic segment from Lutibacter sp. A80 encodes:
- the guaA gene encoding glutamine-hydrolyzing GMP synthase, which yields MQHQVLILDFGSQYTQLIARRVRELNIFCEIFPFNSKSFNVEDYSAVILSGSPSSVRTPDSPIPDLSKIKGKLPLLGVCYGAQFLAHNFGGEVGASNTREYGRANLSYIKANELFFEGVSEGSQVWMSHSDTILDLPESFELIASTHDVKNAAFKIKEEDTYGIQFHPEVYHSKDGLTVLKNFLVNIAGVAQTWTPDSFVETTVAELKNKLGNDKVVLGLSGGVDSTVAAVLISKAIGKNLYCIFVNNGLLRKNEFESVLNQYKGMGLNVKGVDASARFLKALEGESDPEGKRKIIGRVFIETFDDEAHLIEDVSWLAQGTIYPDVIESVSATGGPSATIKSHHNVGGLPDFMKLKIVEPLNTLFKDEVRRVGKSMGIDAELLGRHPFPGPGLGIRILGDITAEKVRMLQDVDAIFVQGLKDAGLYDSVWQAGAMLLPVNSVGVMGDERTYEKAVVLRAVESTDGMTADWVNLPYEFLQKTSNKIINSVKGVNRVVYDISSKPPATIEWE from the coding sequence ATGCAACATCAAGTACTTATTTTAGATTTCGGATCGCAATACACACAGTTGATTGCCCGTAGAGTTAGAGAATTAAACATTTTTTGTGAAATTTTTCCATTTAATAGTAAAAGTTTTAATGTGGAAGATTACAGTGCAGTAATCCTTTCAGGAAGTCCTTCATCTGTAAGAACACCAGATTCCCCAATCCCAGATTTGTCTAAAATTAAAGGTAAGTTACCTTTATTAGGTGTGTGTTATGGCGCACAGTTTTTAGCACATAATTTTGGTGGTGAAGTAGGGGCGTCTAATACCAGAGAATATGGAAGAGCAAATCTTTCATATATTAAAGCTAACGAATTATTTTTTGAAGGAGTTTCTGAAGGAAGTCAGGTATGGATGAGCCATAGCGATACAATTTTAGATTTACCAGAAAGTTTTGAGTTGATTGCAAGCACACATGATGTGAAAAATGCAGCATTTAAAATTAAAGAAGAGGATACTTACGGAATTCAATTTCATCCAGAAGTTTATCACTCTAAAGATGGTTTAACCGTTTTAAAAAATTTTCTAGTTAATATTGCAGGTGTTGCTCAAACTTGGACACCAGATTCTTTTGTTGAAACTACAGTTGCTGAATTAAAAAATAAATTAGGAAACGATAAAGTTGTGTTAGGCCTTTCAGGAGGTGTAGATTCAACTGTAGCGGCAGTTTTAATTTCAAAAGCTATTGGTAAAAATCTGTACTGCATCTTTGTTAATAATGGTCTGTTACGCAAAAATGAATTTGAAAGCGTATTAAATCAATATAAAGGAATGGGGCTAAATGTAAAAGGTGTTGATGCTTCGGCACGTTTTTTGAAAGCACTTGAAGGTGAAAGTGACCCAGAAGGAAAACGTAAAATTATAGGTCGTGTTTTTATTGAAACCTTTGATGATGAAGCACATTTAATTGAAGATGTAAGTTGGTTAGCACAAGGTACAATTTATCCAGATGTTATTGAGTCAGTTTCAGCAACAGGAGGACCTTCAGCAACTATTAAATCACATCATAATGTAGGTGGTTTGCCAGATTTTATGAAACTAAAAATAGTAGAGCCTTTAAATACTTTGTTTAAAGATGAAGTTAGAAGGGTTGGAAAATCAATGGGTATTGATGCCGAATTGTTAGGAAGACATCCTTTTCCAGGTCCAGGATTAGGAATTCGAATTTTAGGTGATATTACAGCAGAAAAAGTAAGAATGTTACAAGACGTAGATGCTATATTTGTACAAGGTTTAAAAGATGCTGGTTTATACGATAGTGTTTGGCAAGCAGGTGCTATGTTATTACCTGTAAATTCTGTAGGTGTAATGGGAGATGAGAGAACCTATGAAAAAGCAGTGGTTTTAAGAGCTGTAGAGTCTACAGATGGAATGACTGCAGACTGGGTGAATTTACCTTATGAGTTTTTACAAAAAACATCAAACAAAATAATAAATAGTGTAAAAGGCGTTAATAGAGTTGTATATGATATTAGTTCTAAACCACCAGCAACTATAGAGTGGGAATAA